Proteins encoded together in one Chiloscyllium plagiosum isolate BGI_BamShark_2017 chromosome 3, ASM401019v2, whole genome shotgun sequence window:
- the dpy30 gene encoding protein dpy-30 homolog has protein sequence MAEEHGETLAEPNLEGQMQISENPHAEYGLSENVQRIVENEKLNAEKTSKQKVDLQSLPTRAYLDQTVVPILLQGLSVLAKERPPNPIEFLAAYLLKNKSQFEERN, from the exons AGCATGGTGAAACGCTCGCAGAACCAAACCTGGAAGGACAGATGCAG atatcAGAAAATCCTCACGCGGAGTATGGTCTCTCTGAGAATGTGCAG AGGATAGTTGAGAACGAAAAACTGAATGCGGAGAAAACATCTAAACAGAAAGTGGATCTGCAATCCCTTCCAACTCGGGCATATCTGGATCAAACAGTGGTACCCATTCTTTTGCAAGGCCTTTCAGTTCTGGCAAAAGAAAG ACCTCCAAATCCTATTGAATTTCTGGCTGCATACCTTTTGAAGAACAAGTCACAGTTCGAAGAGAGAAATTAG